Proteins encoded in a region of the Atopobium sp. oral taxon 416 genome:
- a CDS encoding heavy metal translocating P-type ATPase — translation MATKTLHKDMFDITGMTCAACEAHVHKAAQSVAGVQEANVNLLKNSMELVYDGKPKTAQKVVEAIDKAGYGAKMRQAKVNTKALAFVDPAIAAQKAVDAKRRQLIGSIIFGVPLFYLAMGPMFSWPEIPGLAGMQGMMASAITQLMLAMCLIFINRSYFSMGFKSLFHGAPNMDSLIALGSSASFAYSMVGVYQMASALGVADVEAAHQIMMNNLYFDSAGTILVLITLGKFFEARARGKTTSAISALIDLAPKNATVERDGQEIQIPADQVVTGDILVVRSGESVPVDGIVTEGQASVDESAITGEPVPNEKKRGDKVTGATVTQSGWFKMKATAVGNDTTLSHIIHLVDEATNSKAPIERIADKIAGVFVPVVIAAALATFAVWVIFLEPGQFSRAFNFAVSVLVISCPCALGLATPTAIMVGTERGAKVGILIKSAESLETAGDLNTVVLDKTGTITRGKPEVTDFVVVSEARKRTVESLAAAVESRSEHPLAQAIVAYAKKDGVHYTDEVDDFEQIPGGGLSATVSGSSVLIGNARLMKEHGVAIDKLAELSDSLAAQAKTPLFVAVDREAVALAAIADVIKESSPEAINRLRDMGIQTIMLTGDQPKTAQVIANQVGVDEVVAGVLPDQKEEKIAQLQSRGRKVAMVGDGINDAPALARADVGIAIGAGTDVAISSADIVLMHSDPKDVATAIELSKATMRDIRQNLFWALFYNAICIPIAMGVLSPFGITLNPMIGAAAMGFSSVFVVSNALRLFAWKPSEAKSTGAKKATTVTLSGENTEPSATKGDSTMAHKTLAIKGMMCDHCVQHVTQALEGVHGVKNVHVSLDTNSATLDAGMFASDDKLKKAVKDAGYEVTSIR, via the coding sequence ATGGCTACCAAAACACTTCACAAGGACATGTTCGATATCACCGGCATGACCTGTGCGGCCTGCGAGGCGCATGTCCACAAGGCGGCGCAGTCCGTTGCGGGTGTGCAGGAAGCGAACGTGAACCTCTTAAAGAATTCGATGGAGCTCGTGTACGACGGAAAGCCCAAGACCGCACAGAAGGTCGTAGAGGCGATCGATAAGGCGGGCTACGGGGCGAAGATGCGCCAGGCAAAGGTCAACACCAAGGCTTTGGCATTCGTCGATCCCGCAATCGCTGCGCAGAAGGCCGTGGACGCCAAGCGCAGGCAGCTGATCGGGTCGATCATCTTCGGCGTGCCGCTGTTCTACCTTGCCATGGGTCCGATGTTCAGCTGGCCTGAGATCCCGGGCCTTGCCGGAATGCAGGGGATGATGGCATCGGCGATCACGCAGCTGATGCTCGCGATGTGCCTGATCTTTATCAACCGCTCCTATTTCTCGATGGGCTTCAAGTCGCTCTTCCACGGCGCACCGAATATGGACTCGTTGATCGCTCTGGGCTCTTCGGCCTCCTTTGCCTACAGTATGGTCGGAGTCTACCAGATGGCATCGGCACTCGGTGTAGCAGACGTCGAGGCTGCCCATCAAATCATGATGAACAACCTCTACTTTGACTCTGCGGGCACCATCCTGGTGCTGATCACCCTGGGCAAATTCTTTGAGGCCCGCGCCAGAGGTAAGACTACGAGTGCCATCTCTGCACTGATTGACCTAGCTCCTAAAAACGCAACCGTTGAGCGCGACGGCCAAGAGATACAGATTCCGGCTGACCAGGTTGTCACCGGCGACATCCTGGTAGTTCGCTCCGGTGAGTCCGTCCCGGTTGACGGCATCGTGACCGAAGGCCAAGCCTCGGTCGACGAGTCCGCAATCACCGGTGAGCCGGTCCCCAATGAGAAGAAGAGGGGCGACAAGGTGACGGGTGCTACCGTTACCCAGAGCGGCTGGTTCAAGATGAAGGCCACCGCCGTCGGCAACGACACCACCCTGTCCCACATCATTCACCTGGTCGATGAGGCCACAAACTCTAAGGCCCCGATTGAGCGTATCGCTGATAAGATCGCGGGCGTCTTTGTCCCGGTCGTGATCGCTGCGGCGCTGGCAACCTTCGCAGTGTGGGTGATCTTCCTCGAGCCAGGTCAGTTCTCCCGTGCCTTTAACTTCGCAGTCTCTGTCCTCGTTATCTCCTGCCCCTGCGCACTCGGCCTTGCAACTCCGACCGCAATCATGGTCGGCACCGAGCGCGGCGCTAAGGTCGGTATTCTGATCAAGTCTGCCGAGTCCCTTGAGACCGCTGGCGACCTCAATACGGTTGTCCTTGACAAGACTGGCACCATCACCCGTGGCAAGCCTGAAGTGACTGACTTTGTAGTGGTAAGCGAGGCACGGAAGCGCACTGTGGAAAGCCTCGCTGCTGCGGTTGAGAGCCGCTCTGAGCACCCGCTGGCACAGGCAATCGTGGCCTATGCAAAGAAGGACGGCGTGCACTATACCGACGAGGTTGACGACTTCGAGCAGATCCCGGGCGGCGGCCTCTCCGCTACGGTATCTGGCAGCTCAGTGTTGATCGGCAATGCCCGCTTGATGAAAGAGCACGGCGTCGCGATCGATAAGCTGGCTGAGCTATCTGATAGCCTCGCGGCACAGGCAAAGACCCCGCTCTTTGTCGCCGTTGATAGGGAAGCAGTGGCGCTGGCAGCTATCGCCGACGTTATCAAGGAAAGCTCACCTGAGGCGATCAACCGCCTGCGTGATATGGGTATCCAGACAATCATGCTCACTGGCGACCAGCCGAAGACCGCACAGGTCATCGCGAACCAGGTCGGCGTGGATGAGGTTGTCGCAGGCGTGCTGCCCGATCAGAAGGAGGAGAAGATCGCACAACTCCAAAGCCGGGGCCGTAAGGTCGCAATGGTCGGTGACGGTATCAACGATGCTCCTGCCTTGGCGCGAGCGGATGTCGGTATCGCAATCGGCGCCGGCACTGACGTGGCAATCAGCTCTGCAGATATCGTATTGATGCACTCCGATCCGAAGGATGTCGCAACCGCCATCGAGCTCTCCAAGGCGACAATGAGGGATATCCGTCAGAACCTGTTCTGGGCGCTGTTCTACAACGCGATCTGCATCCCGATCGCAATGGGCGTGTTGAGTCCGTTCGGGATCACGCTGAACCCCATGATCGGTGCGGCTGCAATGGGCTTCTCCTCCGTGTTTGTGGTTTCTAACGCGCTGCGTCTGTTCGCTTGGAAGCCGAGTGAGGCAAAGTCCACTGGAGCCAAGAAAGCAACAACCGTTACACTCAGTGGAGAGAATACAGAACCGTCTGCTACGAAAGGGGATTCCACTATGGCTCACAAGACATTGGCAATTAAAGGCATGATGTGCGATCACTGCGTGCAGCATGTGACCCAGGCCCTCGAGGGTGTCCACGGCGTCAAGAACGTACACGTCTCACTTGACACCAACTCTGCCACGCTTGATGCAGGCATGTTTGCTTCAGACGACAAGCTCAAGAAGGCTGTGAAAGATGCAGGCTACGAGGTTACCAGCATCAGATAG
- a CDS encoding metal-sensing transcriptional repressor encodes MATKTTSAPQTATKPAPHAIEHYKQTPRSDALKKDVERRVNRVIGQLNGIKNMVDSDRYCGEVLTQLAAVESAVKAISREVMRDHLETCVVEQVQEGNTEIVDEVMDLFKKFY; translated from the coding sequence ATGGCAACAAAAACGACGAGCGCTCCTCAGACCGCTACAAAACCTGCTCCGCATGCGATAGAGCACTATAAACAGACGCCCCGTTCGGATGCCCTGAAAAAGGACGTTGAGCGCCGCGTCAACCGTGTAATCGGCCAGCTGAATGGCATCAAGAACATGGTTGACAGCGACCGCTACTGCGGCGAGGTGCTGACGCAGCTCGCAGCGGTGGAGAGCGCCGTGAAGGCGATCTCGCGCGAAGTGATGCGCGACCACCTTGAGACCTGTGTGGTCGAACAGGTGCAGGAAGGCAACACTGAGATCGTCGATGAGGTCATGGACCTCTTCAAGAAGTTTTATTGA
- a CDS encoding DUF2130 domain-containing protein, giving the protein MPEIRCPYCGHVFQVDKDDYAHIAQQVRDEEFSRELKEREELMEKNQKSAQETLEAESKVQLEKLTSQYDQQIQLLKQQLESQKQRAEAERQNREANLQAQIVQLKNDLASTKQDAARANAESETRLTKSVADYKEQIAKLQAEAAARDKDYQNQKELAVNRATFELAQKNTSLEGEVKAAKLERERMEASLKQQLAEKMQGKDVIIRDKDDEIERLRNQRAHLSTKLIGETLEQHCLNEFNKWRATAFRNAEFHKDNDVVDGSKGDFVYREKDPESGIEIVSIMFEMKNEDEGSARKNKHRNEDFFSKLDRDRRNKKCEYAVLCSMLEPDSELYNQGIVDVSYAYPKMYVIRPQFFIPMITLLRNAALNSLADRKELSEIRQQNIDITNFENSLDDFKNRFSKNYQTAANKFEAAIDEIDKTIDHLNKVKKNLTSSERQLRLANDKADELTIRKLTDKNPTMKEKFKEAREAQKQDTSAHPQLEGNDEPVEPDSIE; this is encoded by the coding sequence ATGCCAGAGATCAGATGCCCCTACTGCGGGCACGTCTTTCAGGTCGATAAGGACGACTACGCCCATATTGCGCAACAGGTGCGTGACGAGGAATTCTCGCGTGAGCTCAAGGAACGCGAGGAGCTCATGGAGAAAAACCAGAAGAGCGCGCAGGAGACCCTGGAGGCCGAGTCGAAGGTGCAGCTGGAAAAGTTGACTTCCCAGTACGACCAGCAGATCCAGCTTCTGAAACAGCAGCTCGAGAGCCAAAAGCAGCGGGCGGAAGCTGAGCGCCAGAACCGTGAAGCCAATCTCCAAGCGCAGATCGTGCAGCTGAAGAATGATCTAGCTTCGACGAAACAGGATGCCGCCCGGGCTAACGCTGAGAGCGAGACGCGCTTGACGAAGTCGGTGGCAGACTACAAAGAGCAGATCGCAAAGCTTCAAGCTGAGGCCGCAGCCCGTGACAAAGACTATCAGAACCAAAAGGAGCTGGCAGTCAACAGAGCTACCTTTGAGTTGGCACAGAAGAACACCTCCCTCGAGGGAGAAGTGAAGGCCGCCAAGCTCGAACGGGAGCGGATGGAGGCCTCCCTCAAGCAGCAACTCGCAGAGAAGATGCAGGGCAAGGACGTTATCATCCGCGACAAGGACGATGAGATCGAGCGGTTGCGCAACCAGCGCGCACATCTCTCTACGAAGCTGATTGGGGAGACCTTGGAGCAGCATTGCCTCAACGAATTCAACAAGTGGCGTGCGACCGCCTTCAGAAACGCGGAGTTCCACAAGGACAACGACGTCGTTGACGGCAGCAAAGGGGACTTCGTCTACCGTGAGAAGGATCCTGAAAGCGGCATCGAGATCGTCTCCATCATGTTTGAGATGAAGAATGAGGACGAGGGATCCGCTCGGAAAAACAAACATAGGAATGAGGACTTCTTCAGCAAGCTCGATCGGGATCGCCGCAATAAGAAGTGTGAGTACGCGGTGTTGTGCAGCATGTTGGAGCCGGACAGTGAGCTCTACAACCAGGGGATTGTAGATGTGTCCTACGCCTATCCGAAGATGTACGTGATCCGTCCCCAGTTCTTTATCCCGATGATCACGCTGCTGCGCAACGCAGCCCTGAACTCCCTCGCTGATCGCAAGGAGCTTTCCGAAATACGCCAGCAGAACATCGATATCACCAACTTTGAAAATTCACTCGATGACTTTAAGAACAGGTTCTCGAAGAACTATCAGACTGCAGCCAATAAGTTTGAAGCCGCGATTGATGAGATCGATAAGACGATCGACCATCTGAACAAGGTGAAGAAGAACCTCACTTCCTCTGAACGCCAGCTGAGGTTAGCCAACGATAAGGCAGACGAACTGACAATTCGCAAACTCACCGACAAGAATCCGACGATGAAAGAGAAGTTTAAGGAAGCGCGCGAGGCACAGAAGCAGGACACCTCTGCGCATCCGCAGCTTGAGGGGAACGACGAACCGGTTGAGCCGGATTCAATCGAATAG
- a CDS encoding S1C family serine protease codes for MEIDNGDRPPVPGVDGNDAATRQSPVTPPSPVVDTNQNPDPKPGKEPKKHRNHPVLIAICGGIVGALALFLVLRLGGFVGRTIRVNSGNSGPNQTITITPNSEDTSTAEAVAAKAVPSVVSIYATSDNASGLGSGVMLDTDGNILTNYHVIEGASSISVTIEGTSYTASVVGSDESSDLAVIRADLQGASVTPIEVSDSSQLVMGQWVMAIGSPYGLEQSVSTGIVSALYRSTMMQSTSGNTIYTNLIQTDAAINPGNSGGALVNDQGQLVGINTLIESESGSNAGIGFAIPANYAIQVANTILSGQTVVHPYIGLTMQTVTSAAAQRYNLGTTSGAYVVNVTSGSPADSAGIQRGDIITAVDDQQITSADGLILAIRSHNVGDTVQITLVRNGREQTVSVTLGSDEGKMTTQNQKNQNNSGNDIFGFGQGGDNGSSSSNPFDGFGSLNSYDYQN; via the coding sequence ATGGAAATTGACAATGGGGATCGGCCTCCTGTCCCAGGTGTGGACGGGAACGACGCCGCGACGCGTCAAAGCCCGGTGACACCTCCATCCCCGGTGGTGGACACAAACCAGAATCCAGATCCGAAACCGGGAAAGGAGCCAAAGAAACACCGTAACCACCCGGTCCTGATTGCGATCTGTGGCGGCATAGTCGGCGCCCTGGCACTCTTCCTAGTTCTGCGCTTGGGCGGATTCGTCGGCCGCACGATCCGCGTGAACAGCGGAAACTCCGGCCCCAACCAGACGATCACGATCACGCCGAATTCCGAAGACACCTCAACGGCTGAGGCCGTAGCGGCCAAGGCGGTCCCGTCGGTCGTCTCGATCTATGCGACCAGCGACAATGCCTCCGGTTTAGGCTCCGGCGTCATGCTGGACACCGACGGCAACATTTTGACTAACTATCATGTGATTGAGGGAGCAAGCTCCATCTCGGTGACGATCGAGGGCACGAGCTATACCGCCTCTGTGGTGGGCTCCGATGAGTCCTCTGATCTGGCCGTGATCCGTGCGGACCTGCAGGGAGCCTCGGTCACCCCGATCGAGGTCAGCGACTCCTCTCAGCTCGTTATGGGCCAGTGGGTCATGGCAATCGGCAGCCCGTACGGCCTTGAGCAGTCCGTCTCCACTGGTATCGTCTCCGCACTGTACCGTTCAACGATGATGCAATCCACTTCCGGCAACACGATCTACACGAACCTGATCCAGACCGATGCGGCTATCAATCCGGGCAACTCCGGCGGTGCGCTCGTCAACGACCAGGGGCAGCTTGTCGGTATCAACACCCTGATTGAGTCCGAGAGCGGCTCTAACGCCGGCATCGGCTTTGCAATCCCGGCTAACTACGCGATTCAAGTGGCAAACACGATCCTCTCTGGCCAGACCGTGGTGCACCCCTACATCGGCCTTACGATGCAGACTGTGACCTCTGCGGCAGCCCAGCGCTATAATCTTGGCACCACGAGCGGTGCGTACGTGGTGAACGTCACTTCCGGCAGCCCGGCGGATTCCGCAGGCATCCAGCGAGGTGACATTATCACCGCCGTAGACGATCAGCAGATCACCTCTGCCGACGGCCTGATCCTCGCGATCCGCTCGCACAATGTGGGCGACACGGTACAGATCACGCTCGTGAGAAATGGACGGGAGCAGACGGTTTCCGTCACGTTGGGATCCGATGAGGGGAAGATGACAACCCAGAATCAGAAGAACCAGAATAACTCCGGAAACGATATCTTCGGCTTCGGCCAGGGTGGCGACAACGGCAGCAGCAGCTCAAACCCGTTTGACGGCTTTGGCAGCCTCAATAGCTACGACTACCAGAACTAA
- a CDS encoding winged-helix domain-containing protein, protein MHHKNILLIAQTPRTHERMRALQRELDVSILLATPETFDEAIKSGHEFDLLIIDVVGLKQDDFNAIDTYVVDNGFIPELFVTDADKINSLHLPVQGKCDFTLATANEAEYELRCSRLLWPNEESGPADIVSVDNMTINLATYQVYIDDKPVDLTLMEYSLLSFLVTHPSRAYSRETLLHRVWGFEYCGGTRTVDVHIRRVRSKVGPQIANHIVTVRGVGYLFKM, encoded by the coding sequence ATGCACCACAAGAACATACTCCTCATAGCGCAGACCCCTCGTACCCACGAGCGCATGCGTGCCCTGCAGCGTGAGCTCGATGTCTCCATATTGCTTGCAACGCCTGAAACGTTTGATGAGGCGATTAAGTCAGGCCACGAGTTTGACCTGCTGATCATCGATGTCGTCGGCCTGAAACAGGACGATTTCAACGCTATTGACACCTATGTCGTGGACAATGGGTTCATACCTGAGCTCTTTGTCACCGATGCGGATAAGATTAACTCCCTCCATCTCCCGGTACAGGGGAAGTGTGACTTCACCCTCGCAACCGCCAACGAAGCGGAGTATGAGCTCAGATGTTCCCGCCTGCTGTGGCCCAACGAGGAAAGTGGACCGGCGGATATTGTGTCGGTTGACAATATGACGATCAACCTCGCAACGTATCAGGTCTATATCGACGATAAGCCGGTTGATCTGACACTGATGGAATACTCCCTGCTCTCCTTCCTGGTGACGCACCCCTCGCGTGCGTACTCAAGGGAGACCTTGCTGCATCGGGTGTGGGGCTTTGAGTACTGTGGCGGTACCCGTACCGTCGATGTCCACATCCGTCGTGTGCGCTCGAAGGTGGGACCGCAGATCGCAAACCATATCGTGACGGTGCGTGGCGTCGGCTATCTGTTTAAGATGTAG
- a CDS encoding ABC transporter substrate-binding protein, with protein sequence MATLAACSSDNNQPQGADQSCDPSDLHLVEEGKLTCVSDMANPPFSSLSTDTNEPVGFEVDLMAAIADRMGLESTWLPPTKFDTIIPAIQAGGKADVGVANITITDERKQLINFSDPYIDANLGIVTPKSAGEVTREQLNVADNKIAAQAGTTGEAWVQENLNQASIVALDDPVQALTGVSSGLYTAAIADLPVVSYLCSNSYDDLYVSLQIPTGDQYGIAVSKDNQALLNALNDALQQIQDDGTHDDLEAKWFGQVI encoded by the coding sequence GTGGCTACCCTTGCGGCTTGTTCTAGCGACAATAACCAGCCCCAAGGCGCCGATCAATCCTGTGACCCTTCCGATCTGCATCTGGTCGAAGAGGGGAAGCTGACCTGCGTCTCCGATATGGCCAACCCACCCTTCAGCTCACTTTCTACGGACACCAACGAACCCGTAGGGTTTGAGGTGGATCTGATGGCGGCGATTGCGGACAGGATGGGACTGGAATCCACCTGGCTCCCGCCGACCAAATTCGACACGATCATTCCTGCGATTCAGGCGGGTGGCAAAGCGGATGTAGGCGTCGCAAACATCACGATCACCGATGAGCGCAAGCAGCTGATCAATTTCTCAGATCCCTATATCGATGCAAACCTGGGGATCGTGACTCCCAAGAGCGCCGGTGAGGTAACCCGCGAACAGCTCAATGTCGCTGACAACAAGATCGCAGCCCAGGCGGGCACCACCGGGGAAGCGTGGGTGCAGGAGAACCTCAACCAAGCGTCGATCGTGGCGCTCGATGACCCGGTGCAGGCCCTGACCGGCGTCTCCTCAGGCCTCTATACCGCGGCGATTGCGGATCTGCCGGTCGTGAGCTACCTGTGCTCGAACTCCTACGACGATCTGTATGTGAGCCTGCAGATCCCCACGGGGGACCAGTACGGTATCGCGGTCTCCAAGGATAACCAGGCGCTCCTCAATGCGCTCAACGACGCCTTGCAGCAGATTCAGGACGACGGAACACACGATGACCTTGAGGCCAAGTGGTTCGGTCAGGTCATCTAA
- a CDS encoding amino acid ABC transporter ATP-binding protein — translation MSRHRAATATIAAVPDALSADVAAKEGYEHDKSLTRHEFTEGEHPIIRIEHLNKTFDGVVPVLRDVNLNVWPGEVVVVLGPSGSGKSTMLRCINLLEVPTAGHILINDNEITGTDETDVVKLRQHLGMVFQNFNLFPHLTAKENVMLAPVKVLKKSKKEAEKEALKQLDAVGLADRADFKPAQLSGGQQQRVAIARAVAMHPEVLLFDEPTSALDPELVRGVLDVIRDLAENSKMTMVVVTHEMGFAREVADRVAFMEGGVVVEQGLPENVFDHPQNERTASFLGNIK, via the coding sequence ATGTCTAGACATAGAGCAGCAACTGCGACGATCGCGGCGGTACCTGATGCGCTTTCCGCCGATGTGGCAGCCAAGGAGGGCTATGAGCACGATAAGTCTCTGACCCGGCATGAGTTCACTGAAGGTGAGCATCCGATCATCCGCATCGAGCACCTCAACAAGACCTTCGACGGCGTGGTTCCGGTCTTGCGCGACGTGAATCTCAATGTGTGGCCAGGCGAAGTGGTCGTGGTCTTGGGACCCTCCGGCTCCGGCAAATCCACGATGCTGCGTTGCATCAACCTCTTGGAGGTACCGACCGCGGGCCACATCTTGATCAATGACAACGAGATCACCGGCACCGATGAGACCGATGTGGTGAAACTACGGCAACACTTGGGGATGGTCTTTCAGAACTTCAACCTCTTCCCCCATCTGACCGCGAAAGAGAACGTGATGCTCGCGCCAGTCAAAGTGCTGAAGAAATCGAAGAAAGAGGCTGAAAAGGAGGCATTGAAACAGTTGGATGCTGTAGGGCTGGCAGACCGCGCTGACTTCAAGCCGGCGCAGCTTTCCGGCGGACAGCAGCAGCGTGTCGCAATCGCGCGCGCCGTGGCGATGCACCCAGAAGTCCTGCTGTTCGATGAGCCGACGAGCGCCCTTGACCCTGAGCTGGTCCGCGGCGTCCTCGACGTTATCCGTGACCTCGCTGAGAATTCGAAGATGACGATGGTCGTGGTGACGCATGAGATGGGCTTTGCCCGTGAGGTCGCTGACCGCGTGGCCTTTATGGAAGGTGGCGTCGTCGTCGAGCAGGGGCTTCCCGAGAATGTTTTCGACCATCCTCAAAACGAGCGGACTGCCTCGTTCCTCGGCAATATCAAATAG
- a CDS encoding ABC transporter permease subunit (The N-terminal region of this protein, as described by TIGR01726, is a three transmembrane segment that identifies a subfamily of ABC transporter permease subunits, which specificities that include histidine, arginine, glutamine, glutamate, L-cystine (sic), the opines (in Agrobacterium) octopine and nopaline, etc.), translating to MALLAVCVALLGLRVVITPTQAEAITVSNATARPNEDGGSSIIGGIATRLTWEGTVEDGEEVCEVTLTLPSDGTFEGSTTRVTVLDGLTRIPVSATATPSGSSINISFDNPIPSGSLLRLEIEGMKFPSDGGDVQVTGTYETDQGTQDLQASPAISTIANTPLQSAVTFLNGQAWVQAWNSVPFLNMFLRPQLLLTSFSSLFNGWIVCLLLTVLCYPFALLLGMLFAFMKLSKYKVVRAIAVIYINILRGTPLFLQIYILFFGLPMLSINVNNYLLGGIAMAVNSSAYLAEIFRAGIQSIPKGQYEASASLGMSHSQTMMSVILPQTIRRVLPTVTSDFITAYKDTSLLSSVGVMELMMYSKNLTTVTGNMTPYMAAAIYYLIVTLPLIKVVGIIERNLARAENGDGPRPNAGKKGATASTATAEKDSKPEFVASHAEGKLSGADVLATLTGPFRSHPIHEEGGIYV from the coding sequence ATGGCGCTGCTGGCGGTGTGCGTGGCACTCCTAGGTCTGAGGGTGGTCATTACACCAACGCAGGCGGAGGCGATCACAGTCTCAAACGCAACTGCACGCCCGAATGAGGATGGCGGCTCATCCATAATCGGCGGCATCGCAACTCGCCTGACCTGGGAAGGCACCGTAGAGGACGGGGAAGAGGTCTGCGAGGTGACCCTGACGCTGCCGAGTGATGGCACCTTTGAGGGCTCCACCACACGCGTGACCGTGTTGGATGGGCTGACCCGTATCCCGGTCAGTGCAACCGCGACGCCTTCGGGCAGCTCTATCAACATCAGCTTTGATAATCCAATCCCTTCGGGATCACTCCTGCGCCTCGAGATCGAGGGTATGAAGTTTCCGAGCGACGGTGGCGACGTCCAGGTCACCGGTACCTACGAGACCGATCAAGGTACCCAGGACCTGCAGGCGTCTCCGGCGATCTCGACAATCGCGAATACACCGCTGCAGTCTGCAGTGACCTTCCTGAACGGACAGGCTTGGGTGCAGGCCTGGAACTCCGTGCCGTTCCTGAACATGTTCCTGCGCCCCCAGCTCTTGCTGACATCGTTCTCCTCCCTGTTCAATGGGTGGATCGTCTGCCTGCTGTTGACGGTGTTGTGCTACCCGTTCGCGCTGCTTCTAGGCATGCTTTTCGCGTTTATGAAGCTCTCAAAGTACAAGGTCGTGCGTGCGATCGCAGTCATCTACATCAATATCCTGCGTGGTACGCCGCTGTTCCTTCAGATCTACATCCTCTTCTTCGGTCTGCCGATGCTGAGCATCAACGTGAACAACTACCTGCTCGGCGGGATCGCAATGGCTGTGAACTCCTCCGCCTACCTGGCAGAGATCTTCCGCGCCGGCATCCAGTCCATCCCGAAGGGGCAGTATGAGGCATCAGCCTCCCTCGGCATGAGCCATTCACAGACCATGATGAGCGTCATTCTGCCGCAGACGATCCGCAGAGTGCTGCCGACCGTCACTTCCGACTTCATCACCGCCTACAAGGACACCTCGCTTCTGTCCTCTGTCGGCGTGATGGAGCTCATGATGTACTCCAAGAACCTGACGACTGTGACCGGCAACATGACGCCGTACATGGCGGCTGCAATCTACTACCTGATCGTGACGCTGCCACTGATCAAGGTTGTCGGTATCATCGAGCGCAACTTGGCGCGCGCCGAGAACGGTGACGGTCCCCGTCCGAATGCGGGTAAGAAGGGTGCTACGGCGAGTACCGCAACCGCTGAGAAGGACAGCAAGCCGGAGTTTGTCGCTTCCCACGCAGAGGGCAAGCTCTCAGGCGCAGATGTTCTCGCTACGCTGACGGGCCCGTTCCGCTCGCACCCGATCCACGAAGAAGGTGGCATCTATGTCTAG
- a CDS encoding amino acid ABC transporter substrate-binding protein, which yields MVPIYNISRRNFLKVSGMLGVGVVGASALAGCGQSNSDQQQAADYGSYTLVNDGKLTCVCNATFPPFESMDKNTGEIQGFDPDLASALVDKMGLESEWLPSQQFDTIVPLIKAGGKADCCITGMTITDQREQEIDFTDPYLDSNQAIVVPGTASSTTIDDLNVDGKRVCAQSGTTGGDWAQENLSNAQYVPLDDYIQCLTGVQTGQYDAAVIDLPVASNMVSNSYTGLVIAQQIPTGEQMGIGVSKDNPNLTKALNQALQEVKDDGTMDDLQIKWFGTTIS from the coding sequence ATGGTTCCTATCTACAATATTTCCCGTAGAAATTTCCTCAAAGTCTCAGGTATGCTCGGCGTTGGCGTTGTCGGCGCCTCTGCGCTCGCCGGCTGCGGGCAGTCCAACTCAGACCAGCAGCAGGCTGCGGACTATGGCTCCTATACCCTGGTCAATGACGGCAAGCTGACCTGCGTCTGCAACGCCACATTCCCACCCTTTGAATCCATGGACAAAAACACCGGTGAGATCCAGGGCTTTGACCCTGACTTAGCTTCTGCCCTGGTTGACAAGATGGGCCTCGAGTCCGAGTGGCTCCCGTCCCAGCAGTTCGATACGATCGTGCCGCTCATCAAGGCAGGCGGCAAAGCCGACTGCTGTATCACGGGCATGACGATCACCGATCAGCGTGAGCAGGAGATCGACTTTACGGACCCCTACCTCGATTCCAACCAGGCGATCGTGGTGCCAGGCACAGCATCCAGCACGACGATCGACGATCTGAATGTGGATGGCAAACGCGTCTGCGCACAGTCCGGTACCACCGGCGGTGACTGGGCACAGGAGAACCTGTCAAATGCGCAGTATGTGCCGCTCGATGACTACATCCAGTGCCTGACCGGTGTACAGACGGGACAGTACGATGCGGCGGTGATCGATCTGCCGGTCGCCTCGAACATGGTCTCAAATTCCTACACTGGCCTCGTGATCGCACAGCAGATCCCCACGGGTGAGCAGATGGGCATCGGCGTCAGCAAGGACAATCCGAACCTGACCAAGGCCCTCAACCAGGCGCTCCAGGAGGTCAAAGACGATGGCACGATGGATGACCTGCAGATCAAGTGGTTCGGTACCACGATCTCATGA